The proteins below come from a single Eucalyptus grandis isolate ANBG69807.140 chromosome 3, ASM1654582v1, whole genome shotgun sequence genomic window:
- the LOC120292026 gene encoding uncharacterized protein LOC120292026 — MGVCEPRFSGREEALAEEQKEETQTPRSYENIESSIVASDYPEAGKEAELEMLKKDQEALKAEILKLREEQENSQHEINHVAEQIRYAECSKKSKLLGPVNEATKCLLDVTDHKIQSPNVDCLRIGDDLAQMESWPNNVLPVDLETIQMHNPWPPPVGGADFRVMQGQTPDQMAGPSPSDLPSVFHEISEKLLGDNMVVGDDAMDDPGI; from the exons ATGGGAGTTTGCGAACCAAGGTTTTCAGGAAGGGAAGAAGCACTTGCTGAAGAACAAAAGGAGGAGACGCAAACTCCGCGATCATACGAAAACATCGAGAGTAGTATTGTTGCTTCGGATTACCCGGAGGCTGGAAAGGAAGCTGAACTTGAAATGCTTAAGAAGGACCAGGAAGCGTTGAAGGCCGAGATCCTGAAACTaagagaagagcaagagaactCGCAGCATGAGATCAACCACGTCGCCGAGCAGATTCGCTATGCCGAGTGCAG CAAGAAAAGCAAATTGCTTGGTCCCGTTAACGAAGCCACCAAATGCTTGCTCGACGTAACGGATCACAAGATTCAAAGCCCGAATGTTGATTGCCTGAGAATCGGTGATGATTTGGCACAGATGGAGTCTTGGCCAAACAATGTTTTACCGGTGGATCTTGAGACCATTCAGATGCACAACCCGTGGCCTCCTCCGGTGGGTGGTGCGGATTTCAGGGTTATGCAGGGTCAGACACCCGATCAGATGGCCGGACCTAGTCCGTCAGATTTGCCTTCGGTTTTCCATGAGATTTCGGAGAAGCTCCTCGGAGACAACATGGTCGTGGGCGACGATGCGATGGATGACCCAGGAATCTAG